GGAATCCCCTTCATTGGGACAGGTTTCCACTACAGAAATAACCGACCTTTCCGTAAACGTATCCGCGGATAATGTAATTATTGAAGTTTCCACTTCTCCTGCCTCCAATAATAGCAATCCGGTGTACATTCGAGCGTTTTATCATACCGATGCATCCGTGAGCAACACGGTGTTCACATCCTTTAGCGAGGTCCTGGAGGCGAGGATTGATCCCAATCAATTCACTATATCGGCCGCAGAGCTCATATCACTTGGATTTCAGTCGGGGACCAATGTCTATGTGAAGGTCTATGGTGACTCCTTTTTCAGCAATGACTATGAGGACACTGATGTCGGCAGAAGGATTTTTCCAAACCTAAATACAGTGTCCGCAGATGCGGTAACCTTTACGGTACCCTAGTCGCCATTTGCCGGTCCGTGTCATAGCCGGAGGTATGGTGATCATACGCTTGATCCATACTTTTTGGGGGTCATCTGGAAGTACTTTTTAAAGGTTTTGGTAAAATGGCTCTGATCCGCAAAGCCGGAAATATAGGCCACTTACGCTACAGCAACTACATCGGTTTATTGAACCCTTGTAGAATATAATTTTTTTTCACTCCCAAAAAGTTGATTTAGTCCATATGCATAGGATGCCTTTGCCCGAATAGGCCATAGATGCCAATAAGGAAGAACAAGGCCATTGTAATTTGTGCGGATAGGAATGGTGTCCTACAATTAAAACTGAACAACGAAAAATTGATTTGTTTACTGCCAAACACGAAAAGCACATATCCAAAAATGAGCATGCCAACAATCAACGCAATCATTTGGGACAAAGGAATCTGTTTTCGACTTGTTTCAAGCTTTATTTTTTCCATAACGTCATCCGAAAAACCTTTGGACGTTTTCAGAGAACTTTCCCTTATCAATTTTTCAATACGTTTTTCTTTCATAATAAATTTGTTTTTTCTGGCCCCAATAGGTCATCTAATGCACTTCGAAAGTTAATCCTGGCCCGGTGCAGGATTACTTTTACGTTGGAAGGGCTCAGGGCAGTGATTTTTGCAATCTCACCCACTTTCCGCTCGGCGAGGTAGTGTAGTCTCAATACCAGGGACTCGTTTGGTTTCATCGTATCCAATATATGGTTAATGGCGTTGGTTCGTTCCTCACTCCTCAAAATATCGAACCCTGTACTGTTCCCTGTCTCCTTGATAGCCCGATTTTCCAAAGGCTCTGTTCTTCTATTCTTCGTTTTTTTGAGGGTATTATAGCTGGTATTTAACACAATCCGGTGGAACCACGTGGAAAAGGAAGCTTCAAAATTGAACCTTTTCAGGTTTTTGAATGCCTTTACAAATGCCTCTTGAAGCACATCCTCCGCCAACGCGGTATCCTTGAGAATGGTATAGGCCAAGGTCAGTGATACATCCTTGTGCCGTTCTACCAATACCCGGAACATTTTTGTTTCTCCATTGACAATTTGCCTGACGATGTCCTCATCAGTTTGCACTTTACCCCTTTCCAACCTTTTTTCGGATATAATGGGCCACCATCAAACCGATGCCCCCACACGTGAAAATGGTGGCATATATCAAAAGATACATGGTATCCTCCCTGATTTCCAAAGTTGTGAATATGGAAGAGATGCCCAATCCGATACCAAAGCTCAGCACGATGCATCCGATGTCCATGAAACTGTAACTGTTTCTGGCAAATGCGCTGTTATCGCCCCGTTCCATCCTCATCTTTTTGATGAGAAAGTTGTACCGGGCAAGAATGAATACGATGAGTGTTATCATGATGAGCACACCCAGACCTGTAATGGTTTCTTCCATTGTTTTGCTGTTTTAATCCATTTTTTTGAAGGGAATGTTCCGGGCACGTTTTCCTGAAACCTTGAAGCCCCAAACGGTATCATCATCATTTCTTACCATCTCCACGTTTTTGAAAAACCATTGATCGCCTACAAAAAAATCCTGGTGGGAAAGTACCAATGTAATATCGTCAAGCCTTTTTTGCTGTGCAATGATTTTTCCATCACGAATCATCAAGGTATAAAAAACGGATAGTTCCCCATTAAAATAGGTTCCCACATATTCCTCAAGGTCAACGGTATTGGGATCAAAACTCCCGACCCTTCTTGCCGTAATCGACCTTGCCCCTTTTTTGAAAACCAATTCATCATTGCCATCGTTTTTATTACTTGGGAATGTTATGGTAGCTGCGAGGGTCGGGATGTGGAATTCCGATTGTGAAATGGGAACAAACTCATGGACGTCCCTTTTTCCGGTAATGTTTCCCTTCAAACCATTTTCTTCCAACCAAATGGTTATGATAATATTTTCCATCAATTCGTATCTTCCCTCATACCTCTTTAAAGTGGATGTTTCTATCTTTGCCACAACCTGTTGTTCCATGTCTGTACTTTTGTTTTCTTCCTTACTGTTTTCCTTTTCCAAATATGCTTCCAGATAAATATCAATGATTTGCTCGGCCAGCTTTATGGGGTTCATTGAACCAAGATTGCATAGGACGGCCACACTGAAGTCATGATCGGGAATCCTTGCCATGTAAGTGCGATAGCCGGCGTCCGCACCGCCGTGGGAAACTATTCGCAGCCCTTTATGGCTTTCGATCAGCTGTCCGAACGCATACGGGATGGTTTCACCATTGTTCAGTACCCCTTGTTGGTGCATTTTGGCCATAATCTGTTCGTTCCCGAGTTCCATGGTCTTAAAATTGTTGGCCCAACGAGCAAGATCCCCAACTGTTGTATAGAGACTGGTGGAGCCGAAATAGGCATAGTTCAGCACCTCCTTTTTATAGCCTTTCCCATCTTTTTTATAGGAATAACCTCTATCCTGAATCACCCTTTCATGGCTGTCGTTGAAAAAGGTGGTATCCATGCCCAATGGCTTGAATATATGTTCCCTTGTCCATTCTGAAAAGCCCTGACCCCCCACCTTTTCTACAATCTGCGCTAACAAATCGTAATTGGTATTGCTATAGACAAATTCTTCCCCTGGCACAAAATCCAGGGTTTCCTGTTTTTGTACAAGCCCCAATATTTGTTGCTGTGTTTTGACATCATCTTGCCGCCACCCTGCCAACGACAATAAATTCCCGTGGTCTTTTAGTCCGCTGGTGTGATGGATTAGATTGCCAATGGTGATCTTATGGCCGAAATCTGGTAGCTGCGGCAGGTAGTTTCGTATATCGTCTTCTAAGGATAACCTGTCCTGACTTTCCAATAAGGCAATCGCAAACGCAGTAAACTGTTTGGAGATGGACGCCACATGGAAAACCGTTTCAGGAGTATTGGGAACAGCGTACTCCAGATTGGCGCTGCCGTACCCTTTGGAGTGGATGATGTTCCCATTGTGGACAACCACAACAGATGCTCCTGGGGAACCTTCGGTGTTCCATTCTTCAAAAAGACGATTAACCTTTTCAGAATTTTGGCAAGTGTGGCCCTTTTGCGCATGATTGGTTTTTTCCTGTGCGCTGGACGTGGTGACTATAGCCAATAACACCAGCAAAGCTTTACAAATCATATTTTTCATGGGGGTGTATCCTTTCCTCTTAGACAAACCCAATGGGAAAAAGGTTACAAAGGAAAAATTATGGTCGCTTTCTTTAAGTGGTATTAAAAAAGATGTTTGTTTGACATTTAGCAAGTACTGTAAATCCGCAGTTATGTGGAACGGTCAAAGGATTATCCAAAATAGCGGATTCCCGTTCCATTTGCCGGTCCGTGTCATAGGCGGAATTATGGTGATCATACGCTTGACCGATACTTTTTGGGGGTCATCTGGAAGTACTTTTTAAAGGTTTTGGTAAAATGGCTCTGATCCGCAAAACCGGAAATATAGGCCACTTCGGTCAACGAGTACGTTTTATCCAACAGATAGGGAAGGGCCTTTTTTAGTTTTTGCTGGCGCAAGAAATCGCCAAGGTTCAGGGAAAGATATTTGGGAATGCTTCGGGAGAGGTGAACGGGATGTACCCCGAGTTCGTTCGAAAGTGTGGTCAGTGTACGTGGGACATCACTTTGATTCAGGATTTCCCTTAAGTTGTCCATCCAACGGGGCTCTGTAGTGCTTTTAGCGGCATGTTCATGGTCAATACCCTCACATAGCTGTAGCAATAACAGTTCTATGGCAAGGTTGGAATAGGGATCCTGAACCTTAAACTCGTAATAGAGCTTGGCAAGTGTTTGATATAGTCTTGGGTTTTGGACCAGGGAACTTCCCTCCCATAACGAAATGTCTAACTGGTTATTAACATACCAATTCCTATCAAGTTCAATATGAAATCCTCTGGCATGGGGGGACTCGCGGGTATTCAAATGAGGGTCTTGCCAATTGTGGAATAGTAAACTTCCCTATGGACAATTCGTTCTTTTCTTTTTGTTGATATCCAACATATTCCCGCTTAGCACAAACATGAAATACGGATTTTCATGATAATGCCAAGGCGTTCCTTTATCCAAATAATCATATTCGGAAAGTAAAAAACCGCTATGCTCAAAGACTTTTTTTCTTCGCCGTAGTATTGTCCCTTTTTAGAAATTTCCATAAATCCGGATAAGAAGTCCCAACTTCTTAATAGACACGGAAAACAAAAAAGAGTTACAGTTTTCCCGGCTTATGGGACCTATTCTCTGTTCTTTCCCAAAAAAACATTGACCTTGGGGTGCTGCGGATTACCATTTGACCTTCGCATCATGACCAACTGTCCCGTATGGTAGATACAGTCCGAAAGCATTCCGTTGAGCATGTTCCAATACGGAAAACTGGTTTGCTTGTCGTTTCTTTGAAAGGTAACCTTTAAGGTGGCCAGATCATCTTCATTTTTGCCCTTCATGAGATGGCTTGCGGCTTCCAAGTTTTTTAGAGTTCCTTCGCGCAACTGTTCAAAACTAAGTTTGGTGAAATCTTTTGGGCGGATACTGGGCTCCCCTTTGGAAGACTCCAATAGCGTCTCGGACATTCCATAAATATGGTGCAAGGTTTCCAAGAAGGTCCTGCCCTTTTCGGAAGGCCTATAGGCCAAATCACTTTCGGAAATCCCTTCAGTGGCCCAATAGTAACGGTATCCCAAACCATCTATCATCCGCCCAACGATGTTTCCTGAAGAATAATCCGCAGGATAATCGGGTATTTGATGATAAGGGAGTTCCATTTCTTGGGCGTATAAACTAAGGGGTAAAAATAGCAACAAAATGCTGCGGAATGTTTTCATGGTTTTCTGATTTATTCTATGCATCCTTTGTAGAAAGGGGAAAAGGCATAAATTTTAACATTAAAAAGTCGGTTTTGTATGGCCAGGTCCGAATGTATAAGGGATTCGGCAGTTTCCTGGCCGAAAGCCTTGAACACCACCATGCCGGTATCCCCATAGCGTGCCCCTTGTACGATTACCTTAGTATCACGAAGTTTTTTCAGGAAAGCGGAATGCTCCTTAAAAAATGCCTGTTCATTTGGGGATTTTTCGGTGTCCCAATTCTCACCCACGGTATAGAGGGCAACAAATAGGGATTCCTTTTGGACGATTGGCTCTTGAGCCCAAAAAACAAAAGGAAGAAGCAGTAAAAGGAGGCTTGTTTTCATGATGGTTTTAAGGGGTTCGTTGGGTCCAAATTTCATAAATTGGTTGCCCCTTGCTACTCAATCCAGAGTGGTGCCAATCCCCATCCTTGATTTCAAAATCGAACTGTAAACTCGCACCAACACGGGTATTGTCCCTGGAAAAGAATTCAATATTTTCCGTGTATTTGCCATCAACGGTAGTGTAGGTTCCGCCTCCAGTACCCATAAATTCTTTGGTTTCAGTATTGTAGGCAATCCACTGAAAATGGGTTCCCGAAAGGATTTTCATGGTCTTCCGGGGGCGGTTGGTGTCACGCTTTTGCAGTTCCCCGTTTCGCATTCTACCTGAAATTAACCAGGCCCCCGCCAAATCGCCGGGAGTACCATTGTCCAAACGTTTCCAAACCAGGTCAACATCCTTTATGCGCAACTCGTCATTGTCCCATTCAATTTCAAAAGTAACCGTATTTCCCACCCGTTCCGGAGTTTTGGTATCAAACTCAATGGTTTCCGTCATTTGGTTTCCATCCAAACTCCAGCTACCCCCGTTGGTACCTACAAAGGCACCGGTTTCGGTCTCATAGAAAGTGGCGACTTGATGGCCTTCCGTAAATATGACCACATTGCGTAATTCCTTTCCATCAAAAGTACCGATGGCTTCCCATGAACCCACTAAGGACTGGGCGTTTAGGGAGCTTAAAAAGGTGCAGAGGACAATTGCCAAGATTTCTTTTTTCATGGTTTTCAGGTTTGGTCCATTGGCGGGTAACTCCGTATCATAGGTCCCGCCCAATGGGTTACAGCTTATTGTTTTCATATCAATACATGGTATTGGGATTAGCAGATTTTTTTGGGATTTGTTGAATGGCATCCCAGTGTTCACAAATTTTCCCGTTTTCATCAAATCGAAGAAAATCCATGGTGACATATGCATCACCTTCCGGCCATATCTGATGGGTATGTAGGGCCACCAGGTCCCCTTCCGCGATACAGCGAACGAATTCAATGGATTTATTCGGGTACTCCCTTTGCATACGTTCAAAATAGTCGATAAAACCCTGGGTACCGTCAGCGACATCAGGATTGTGCTGAATGTACTCTTGACCTACGTAAAGGGCGACCGCTTTTTTGGGTTCCCCCAAATAGGCCGTTCTGTAAAAGGCAATGGCGTTCTTTTTATTGGCTTCCAAATCCATACGAAACAAAAAATGCCATTACCACATCGCTTTGGGATAACAGCATTTCAAAGAATTACGTTTAATTGTCTACAGTGTTCTCAAGTACTCTGCGAGATCTCGTGCTTCTTCCTCGCTCAAGTTCTGATTGAGCATAATGGCATTGTTGTATTCCTTTAACAAGGCCTTGGCTATGGGGTCTTCCTTAAGCATCCCGTCCGGGTTCAACATCATGTTCATGACCCATTCCGGACTTCGCCTGTCGTACACTCCCTTTAGGGCTGGACCGATCATGCGCTGGTCCACCATATGGCATGCGACGCAAATGGCATTGAACTGGGCTTCCCCACGAGCGGCCATTTCCGTATCTATTTCATCCGGGAAGCTCATTTCCGTAATGGGACCTACCCCTTTATTGTTCAAATCTATGGGAACACCTTCATTGGCTACTTCCTTTTTGTCCTCTTTTTTGGTGCGACTTACCTCAAAACCGTCTTTTTTTTCTTCTTTTTTACCGCCACAACTTGCTATAAAAGCGCCAAGGGCCACGAACACGATGAGTCTTTTCATGAATTTTTTGGAATTGGACCCCTAAGATAAGTAAAGAAACAGAATTAATGCATATGGCCATTATTTCAGTATGAGTTCCAACTCGTACTTCGGAAGACCAATAAATCTAAAGTAAGGAACTGTGTTCTGTTCATGATGGTTTGGATTTAAAAACCAAGCGCCAGGTTCACAAAATAGGTGCGTCCAAAACCGTACCAGTACCTTGGCGCAAAGGAGGGGTCATTTCTAAGGTTGTCCTGTTGCAACTGCCCAAAGTTCCCATTTCTGCTCTGCTCAAAACCCCCGGTGCGGAAGAGTTCATCAAAGGCATTGTTGACGCTCACAAAAAGACTGATGTATTTCCCGTCGACCAACCATGATTTCCCGCCAACGAGATTCAACAGGTAAAAACTGTCCAAGGGTTTTTGTTCCAAAAGGGGGGCTATATTTTCCGGTGTGGCCTCCGGGAACGGCATTCCGGTTTCCGGGTTCAAAACAAAGCTCGGAGTACGGATGATAGTGGAAATATTGGCGTAATTGTTGGCGAGATAATTTGTAGTGGCCCCAATCCACCAATAGTCAGGGTCTCGATACTCAACTCCCAATGCCACGGCCGTCTGTGGTCCCTGGGCCAATTTTAAACCTTTGATATCTGCCTTTCCCAGATCGGTACTTCCTTCGGGATCGATCACATCTTCCTCCGCACCGGCCGTATCAAAATTGATGGTGACGTTGGGGTTGCTGGCAAAAGTGTAATCCCCCAAATTGGCCGCCAAAGAAAGTTTTACTTGTGGGGAAGCCTGGTATTCCAGTCCCAGTTCCACGCCCTTATGTAGTTTGTCCAAATCCGTAATGACTTCCTGGACAAAATCGGAGCCTACACCTGCATCCACAAAAAAGAAATTGATATCCGTTGCATTCTGAAAGTGGGTATAAAAACAGGTCAACCTTCCCGTTAAATCAGGAAGACGAAGAAGGTAATTGATATCCACCGTGGTTACGGTTTCGGATTGGATGTCCAATACCACTTCATTGTTTTCCCTTGGGTTGATGAATGTGTTTTGTAGCGTGGGCGGTCTTTTGCACAATCCAAGATGGGCTTGAAGCCAATGCCTTCCCGTTAATTGATGGGAAATCCCTGATTTTATGCCATAGTTGGAGAATTTTATGGGTTCACTTTTTCCAAGTGAATTTTCCAAATGACGCTGGTTTTGGAAGAGCCCATTTCTTTGGTATTCGGTTTTGGAGAGCATTCCCGAAGCAAACCCACTCCACTGGTCCTTGCTAAAGTTGAGTTGTGCAAACCCACTCCATTCGTTGACCTGCAGGGCATAATTATAGTTAAAAATAGCACCTTCATGTTTGTTTACATCACCTTGGATATCATTCAATGTATCTGAAAAAGTGTCTATATCCTCATGAAATTCAGCGCCCAACAAATCGGAAATTTCCGCATAGTTTTCCGAGTTCAAATCACGATAAGAAGCTCCAAAATCGATGCTGAAGTTATCGTTGATGTCAAGGTTACCAATAGTGGTGAACAGGAGTTTGGAATCTGCTACGGTATCATCGTAAAGGACATAGGCCGCTTTTCCCAGTTGTGAAGGGGAAGTATTGGCCGTATACAGTTGGGACCAATTGATTTGGGGATTTTTAAAAAATCCCTCCCTGGCCATGGCGGCATTGGTAAAATCAGCACCTATAGGATTGTTTACATAAAAACTGGGCAAATAGCGATAGTAGGTTGGGTTTGGATTTGGCGCATTGAAATACCCCAGCCTACTTCTGGCATGGGTTCCGGTTTGATAAGCAATACCCGTTGTGATTCTCAGTTTTTTGGATTCATAAAAATGGTTGATCATGGCAAGGGGTTCGAAGATATCCCGTTCCCGGGAGTTTCTAATTTTCCCATTTTGAATCCCCCAGTAGGGATTATATCGGTTGCCCGCCAGTTCAAATACTTCTTCTGTAATGGCAGAGGAGCGCCCACGTCGATTTTTGGCCAAAATAGTGGTCAGTACAAGGGTATGTTTTGGGTTATATTGGTATTCCATAGCTCCAAAAAAGGAATACGCATCGTAGCGCGTGCCTTGAATATGCCCTTCTTTTGCCCACCTTCGAGATCCGGAGAAAGCATACCCAAGGCCATTTGGGTTACTTCCGGAATTGTGGGTGGCCATCACCCTTCCGCTATAGGTCCTATTGGAATACGAGGTGGACAATCGGGTCCCTGGGCGAAGTCCGGAAGGACGTGTATTGATATTGGTATTGCCCAAAAACCCCCCAAAAGTGAGGGCAGAAGCCCCCAAACCATTGGTGAATTCTTGATTGCGTACCACGTCGTTAAGGCCACCCCAGTTGTTCCATTGGGGCCTTCCGTCAAAAAATTTGTTCATGACCATCCCGTTGATCAGGACCTGGCCTTCCCTGGAATCATAACCCCTTACGCGAAAGAATGCCTGTCCAAAATCAAAAGCTGCCCTTGTCAAAAAAACATCCCTTGTGGCTTGTAATAATCCATTGGAAGAGGAGAGGGTTCCCTCATCATCGGAAAGGTCATTCTCGGTTAACGTGATGAGGTTATCCACTTGTTCAAGGGTAATGTCGGGTTCCAAAACA
The sequence above is a segment of the Muricauda sp. SCSIO 64092 genome. Coding sequences within it:
- a CDS encoding c-type cytochrome, whose protein sequence is MKRLIVFVALGAFIASCGGKKEEKKDGFEVSRTKKEDKKEVANEGVPIDLNNKGVGPITEMSFPDEIDTEMAARGEAQFNAICVACHMVDQRMIGPALKGVYDRRSPEWVMNMMLNPDGMLKEDPIAKALLKEYNNAIMLNQNLSEEEARDLAEYLRTL
- a CDS encoding serine hydrolase domain-containing protein; the encoded protein is MICKALLVLLAIVTTSSAQEKTNHAQKGHTCQNSEKVNRLFEEWNTEGSPGASVVVVHNGNIIHSKGYGSANLEYAVPNTPETVFHVASISKQFTAFAIALLESQDRLSLEDDIRNYLPQLPDFGHKITIGNLIHHTSGLKDHGNLLSLAGWRQDDVKTQQQILGLVQKQETLDFVPGEEFVYSNTNYDLLAQIVEKVGGQGFSEWTREHIFKPLGMDTTFFNDSHERVIQDRGYSYKKDGKGYKKEVLNYAYFGSTSLYTTVGDLARWANNFKTMELGNEQIMAKMHQQGVLNNGETIPYAFGQLIESHKGLRIVSHGGADAGYRTYMARIPDHDFSVAVLCNLGSMNPIKLAEQIIDIYLEAYLEKENSKEENKSTDMEQQVVAKIETSTLKRYEGRYELMENIIITIWLEENGLKGNITGKRDVHEFVPISQSEFHIPTLAATITFPSNKNDGNDELVFKKGARSITARRVGSFDPNTVDLEEYVGTYFNGELSVFYTLMIRDGKIIAQQKRLDDITLVLSHQDFFVGDQWFFKNVEMVRNDDDTVWGFKVSGKRARNIPFKKMD
- a CDS encoding helix-turn-helix domain-containing protein; translated protein: MAYISGFADQSHFTKTFKKYFQMTPKKYGSSV
- a CDS encoding membrane or secreted protein, which encodes MKTISCNPLGGTYDTELPANGPNLKTMKKEILAIVLCTFLSSLNAQSLVGSWEAIGTFDGKELRNVVIFTEGHQVATFYETETGAFVGTNGGSWSLDGNQMTETIEFDTKTPERVGNTVTFEIEWDNDELRIKDVDLVWKRLDNGTPGDLAGAWLISGRMRNGELQKRDTNRPRKTMKILSGTHFQWIAYNTETKEFMGTGGGTYTTVDGKYTENIEFFSRDNTRVGASLQFDFEIKDGDWHHSGLSSKGQPIYEIWTQRTP
- a CDS encoding TonB-dependent receptor, which encodes MYRGFLLITVLLQGWWCFSQNTSTITGILINGQTNKPISRASVYLDKAMEEASLDTTGTFGLITDQTGEFVLVIEVPDLISKRFVLQLEGLPINLGTIVLEPDITLEQVDNLITLTENDLSDDEGTLSSSNGLLQATRDVFLTRAAFDFGQAFFRVRGYDSREGQVLINGMVMNKFFDGRPQWNNWGGLNDVVRNQEFTNGLGASALTFGGFLGNTNINTRPSGLRPGTRLSTSYSNRTYSGRVMATHNSGSNPNGLGYAFSGSRRWAKEGHIQGTRYDAYSFFGAMEYQYNPKHTLVLTTILAKNRRGRSSAITEEVFELAGNRYNPYWGIQNGKIRNSRERDIFEPLAMINHFYESKKLRITTGIAYQTGTHARSRLGYFNAPNPNPTYYRYLPSFYVNNPIGADFTNAAMAREGFFKNPQINWSQLYTANTSPSQLGKAAYVLYDDTVADSKLLFTTIGNLDINDNFSIDFGASYRDLNSENYAEISDLLGAEFHEDIDTFSDTLNDIQGDVNKHEGAIFNYNYALQVNEWSGFAQLNFSKDQWSGFASGMLSKTEYQRNGLFQNQRHLENSLGKSEPIKFSNYGIKSGISHQLTGRHWLQAHLGLCKRPPTLQNTFINPRENNEVVLDIQSETVTTVDINYLLRLPDLTGRLTCFYTHFQNATDINFFFVDAGVGSDFVQEVITDLDKLHKGVELGLEYQASPQVKLSLAANLGDYTFASNPNVTINFDTAGAEEDVIDPEGSTDLGKADIKGLKLAQGPQTAVALGVEYRDPDYWWIGATTNYLANNYANISTIIRTPSFVLNPETGMPFPEATPENIAPLLEQKPLDSFYLLNLVGGKSWLVDGKYISLFVSVNNAFDELFRTGGFEQSRNGNFGQLQQDNLRNDPSFAPRYWYGFGRTYFVNLALGF
- a CDS encoding helix-turn-helix transcriptional regulator, giving the protein MNTRESPHARGFHIELDRNWYVNNQLDISLWEGSSLVQNPRLYQTLAKLYYEFKVQDPYSNLAIELLLLQLCEGIDHEHAAKSTTEPRWMDNLREILNQSDVPRTLTTLSNELGVHPVHLSRSIPKYLSLNLGDFLRQQKLKKALPYLLDKTYSLTEVAYISGFADQSHFTKTFKKYFQMTPKKYRSSV
- a CDS encoding DinB family protein, whose amino-acid sequence is MKTFRSILLLFLPLSLYAQEMELPYHQIPDYPADYSSGNIVGRMIDGLGYRYYWATEGISESDLAYRPSEKGRTFLETLHHIYGMSETLLESSKGEPSIRPKDFTKLSFEQLREGTLKNLEAASHLMKGKNEDDLATLKVTFQRNDKQTSFPYWNMLNGMLSDCIYHTGQLVMMRRSNGNPQHPKVNVFLGKNRE
- a CDS encoding RNA polymerase sigma factor; protein product: MQTDEDIVRQIVNGETKMFRVLVERHKDVSLTLAYTILKDTALAEDVLQEAFVKAFKNLKRFNFEASFSTWFHRIVLNTSYNTLKKTKNRRTEPLENRAIKETGNSTGFDILRSEERTNAINHILDTMKPNESLVLRLHYLAERKVGEIAKITALSPSNVKVILHRARINFRSALDDLLGPEKTNLL
- a CDS encoding ester cyclase; the encoded protein is MDLEANKKNAIAFYRTAYLGEPKKAVALYVGQEYIQHNPDVADGTQGFIDYFERMQREYPNKSIEFVRCIAEGDLVALHTHQIWPEGDAYVTMDFLRFDENGKICEHWDAIQQIPKKSANPNTMY
- a CDS encoding carboxypeptidase-like regulatory domain-containing protein, with protein sequence MKKIFPLSLLILFQISMSCSNGDDGTTPDPITSSNILGSVVLYDSGTSLLDNAGMTVTVENATPTKSAITDSGGNFIINDVAFGTYNLTYTKTGYGTFKIFDLAHNNPVDTNISESPSLGQVSTTEITDLSVNVSADNVIIEVSTSPASNNSNPVYIRAFYHTDASVSNTVFTSFSEVLEARIDPNQFTISAAELISLGFQSGTNVYVKVYGDSFFSNDYEDTDVGRRIFPNLNTVSADAVTFTVP